In Flavobacterium sp. CS20, a single window of DNA contains:
- a CDS encoding DUF3467 domain-containing protein, which produces MSKDCKDDKAKKNQLNIQLDENIANGTYSNLVIINHSSTEFMLDFVSVMPGVPKSKVKSRMILAPQHAKRLLSALSENIRRYESANGEIKDDQKQHQNIPMNFGPTGEA; this is translated from the coding sequence ATGAGTAAAGACTGTAAAGACGATAAAGCCAAAAAAAATCAGCTCAATATTCAGTTAGATGAAAATATAGCTAATGGCACCTATAGCAATTTAGTTATCATAAATCATTCTTCTACAGAATTTATGCTTGATTTTGTTAGCGTTATGCCTGGTGTGCCAAAATCTAAAGTAAAATCAAGAATGATCTTAGCACCACAACATGCTAAACGTTTGCTTAGTGCTTTATCTGAAAATATCAGGCGTTATGAAAGTGCAAATGGTGAAATTAAAGACGACCAAAAACAACATCAAAATATCCCGATGAATTTTGGACCGACTGGAGAAGCTTAA
- a CDS encoding YceI family protein: MSNKLKIICAIVLINLTFGCKSDQKQKKTKETEVTPKTENDISGQYKVDENSSIINWIGSKPARKHTGIIKVKSGEMSFENGKLVSGKFTIDMNSINVRDLEGQDKIDLENHLKGSIEGKEDHFFNVEEYPYAFFKITSVEPFEGKHKIKGDLEIKGITNSVEFVSEINFGNDNQAVKLISEEFSIDRTEWDIEFMSKSVFDDLKDNFINDNIQIQVNIKAIQS; encoded by the coding sequence ATGAGCAACAAACTAAAGATCATTTGTGCGATAGTTTTAATCAACTTAACATTTGGTTGTAAGTCTGACCAAAAACAAAAGAAAACAAAAGAAACAGAAGTAACGCCAAAAACAGAAAATGATATTTCTGGACAATACAAAGTTGATGAAAATTCATCAATAATTAATTGGATAGGCTCAAAACCTGCTAGAAAGCACACTGGAATTATCAAGGTAAAGTCTGGTGAAATGAGTTTTGAAAACGGCAAATTAGTCTCTGGAAAATTTACTATTGATATGAATAGTATTAATGTTCGAGACTTAGAAGGTCAAGATAAAATAGATTTAGAAAATCATCTAAAAGGAAGCATAGAAGGTAAAGAAGATCATTTCTTTAATGTTGAAGAATATCCTTATGCTTTTTTTAAAATAACTTCTGTTGAACCTTTTGAAGGTAAACACAAAATTAAAGGTGATTTGGAAATTAAAGGCATAACTAATTCAGTTGAATTTGTTTCTGAAATCAATTTTGGTAATGATAACCAAGCTGTTAAACTTATTAGTGAAGAATTCAGTATAGATAGAACTGAATGGGACATTGAGTTTATGTCAAAATCAGTATTTGATGATTTAAAGGACAATTTTATCAACGATAACATTCAAATTCAGGTCAACATAAAAGCAATTCAATCTTAA
- a CDS encoding nucleotide exchange factor GrpE — protein sequence MKKEETTIQKDENIEQEQDNAKKKADSSKKEDDKKSNSKSKSDTKKDNEKENSEQKQEEKSLTKEEQLQQELDQQKDKYLRLFAEFENYKRRTSKERLELFKTASQELMQAMLPVLDDFDRALKEINKSKDKNLIEGVELINSKLRETLKSKGLEPLSVNEGDKFDGDIHEAVTQIPAPDKSMKGKIVDVVERGYTLGDKIIRFPKVITGK from the coding sequence ATGAAAAAGGAAGAAACAACTATACAAAAAGACGAAAACATAGAGCAAGAGCAAGATAATGCTAAGAAGAAAGCAGATTCGTCCAAAAAAGAAGATGATAAAAAAAGTAACTCTAAGTCAAAGAGCGACACAAAAAAAGATAATGAAAAAGAAAATTCTGAGCAAAAGCAGGAAGAAAAATCTTTGACTAAAGAGGAACAACTTCAACAAGAATTGGATCAACAAAAAGACAAATACTTGCGCTTGTTTGCTGAGTTTGAAAACTATAAAAGACGTACAAGTAAAGAACGTTTAGAACTTTTTAAAACAGCTTCTCAAGAGTTGATGCAAGCTATGTTGCCTGTCTTAGACGATTTTGATAGAGCTTTAAAAGAAATCAATAAGTCCAAAGATAAAAACCTTATAGAAGGCGTTGAGCTTATTAATAGCAAACTAAGAGAAACATTAAAGTCAAAAGGTTTAGAACCATTGTCAGTTAATGAAGGTGACAAATTTGATGGCGATATTCATGAAGCTGTAACTCAAATTCCCGCACCAGACAAATCGATGAAAGGCAAAATTGTTGATGTGGTTGAAAGAGGTTATACTTTAGGCGATAAAATTATAAGATTTCCTAAAGTTATAACAGGTAAATAA
- the dnaJ gene encoding molecular chaperone DnaJ yields MKEDYYDILGVDKNASATEIKKAYRKLAIKYHPDKNPGDAEAEAMFKKATEAYEVLSNPEKKAKYDQFGHSAFDGSGGFGSSGGMDMDDIFSQFGDIFGSAFGGSSGGFSGFGGFGRQGRSKGSNLRIRVKLSLQDVANGVEKKIKVKRKKKSADTTYRTCPTCGGSGQVTRVTSTILGRMQTASACSTCQGSGQIIENKGVGTDAHGLKVEDELVSIKIPAGVEDGMQLKVSGKGNEAPGNGVAGDLIVLIEVEEHDLLKRDGENLHYDLYISFSEVALGVSKEIQTVSGKVRIKIEPGVQSGKILRLKSKGLPNLNRYRTGDLLVHVNVWTPQNLNREQQQFFQNQLEAENFQPKPDKSDKSFFEKVKDMFS; encoded by the coding sequence ATGAAAGAAGATTATTATGACATATTAGGTGTAGATAAAAATGCATCTGCGACAGAAATTAAAAAAGCATACCGAAAGTTGGCTATAAAGTATCATCCTGATAAAAATCCTGGTGATGCAGAAGCCGAAGCGATGTTCAAAAAAGCGACAGAAGCTTATGAAGTTTTGAGCAATCCAGAAAAGAAAGCCAAATACGATCAGTTTGGTCATTCAGCCTTTGATGGCAGTGGTGGTTTTGGCAGTAGTGGCGGTATGGATATGGACGACATTTTCAGTCAGTTTGGTGATATTTTTGGCTCTGCTTTTGGTGGCTCAAGCGGTGGATTTTCTGGTTTTGGAGGCTTTGGTCGCCAAGGTCGCTCAAAGGGAAGCAACCTTAGGATTCGAGTGAAACTTTCACTTCAAGATGTTGCCAATGGCGTTGAGAAAAAAATAAAAGTCAAAAGAAAGAAAAAATCTGCAGATACAACTTATAGGACTTGTCCTACTTGCGGTGGCTCTGGTCAAGTTACACGTGTTACTAGCACAATTTTGGGAAGAATGCAAACAGCTTCAGCGTGTAGTACCTGTCAAGGTAGTGGTCAAATTATTGAAAACAAAGGAGTTGGAACTGATGCTCACGGATTAAAAGTTGAAGACGAGTTAGTGTCTATCAAAATTCCAGCTGGTGTTGAAGATGGTATGCAACTCAAAGTTTCGGGCAAAGGTAATGAAGCACCTGGAAATGGTGTTGCTGGTGATTTAATTGTTTTAATTGAAGTTGAAGAACACGATTTATTAAAAAGAGATGGTGAAAACCTGCATTACGATTTATATATTAGTTTTTCTGAAGTCGCACTTGGCGTTTCAAAAGAAATTCAAACTGTTTCTGGTAAAGTGCGTATAAAAATTGAACCTGGTGTTCAAAGCGGAAAGATATTAAGACTAAAATCTAAAGGACTGCCAAATCTTAATAGATACAGAACAGGCGATTTGTTGGTTCACGTCAACGTGTGGACACCTCAAAATTTAAATCGTGAACAACAACAATTTTTTCAAAATCAATTAGAAGCAGAAAATTTCCAGCCTAAACCCGATAAATCTGATAAATCTTTCTTTGAAAAAGTTAAGGATATGTTTTCATAA
- a CDS encoding DUF6268 family outer membrane beta-barrel protein → MKHYLSLIGLLFFIPPIFAQSPDIARVEYTWFPQEDSDNSFRRFKTFFNFPIKLRNKDILIPRFEYQNVEFQFNDIAPFDRKKLDRFQYYKASLAYLRNFKENWRYAAEAGVVATSNFQNSLMSDDIIFNGSVYVLKSQPKTENQKKSRLIFGLTFNTNAGRPFPLPFVNYFKEVSPKVNYTLGIPRTNIKYLFSPKHIVQAFATLDGFYANVQKDIAITQNNVTEQASELSMLVVLSGLGYEFKFMKYFSFYSFVGYTILNDIRLRDNDANDIYTINDKNSTYFRFGLKIKMN, encoded by the coding sequence ATGAAACATTACCTAAGCCTGATTGGTTTACTGTTTTTTATACCTCCCATATTCGCTCAGTCTCCAGATATTGCAAGAGTTGAATACACTTGGTTTCCACAAGAAGATTCTGATAATTCTTTTAGACGCTTCAAAACGTTTTTTAATTTTCCTATTAAACTTAGAAATAAAGACATTCTAATTCCTAGATTTGAATATCAAAATGTCGAATTTCAATTTAATGATATTGCACCTTTTGATAGAAAAAAACTTGACCGCTTTCAATACTATAAAGCAAGTTTGGCATACCTCAGAAATTTTAAAGAAAATTGGCGATATGCGGCAGAAGCAGGAGTGGTTGCAACATCAAACTTTCAAAATAGTTTGATGTCAGATGATATCATTTTTAATGGTTCCGTTTATGTTTTAAAATCTCAACCTAAAACCGAAAATCAAAAGAAATCAAGATTGATTTTTGGTTTGACTTTCAATACCAATGCTGGCAGACCTTTTCCTTTGCCTTTTGTTAATTATTTCAAAGAAGTTAGTCCAAAAGTTAATTATACTTTAGGTATTCCAAGAACCAATATAAAATATTTATTTTCGCCTAAACATATTGTTCAAGCTTTTGCTACCTTAGATGGATTTTACGCTAACGTTCAAAAAGATATTGCAATTACACAAAATAATGTTACAGAGCAAGCCTCAGAACTTTCGATGTTAGTTGTGCTTTCTGGCTTAGGTTATGAATTTAAATTTATGAAATACTTTAGTTTTTACAGTTTTGTAGGTTATACCATTTTGAATGATATTAGACTAAGAGACAACGATGCAAATGACATCTATACAATTAATGATAAAAATAGTACTTACTTTAGATTTGGACTTAAAATAAAAATGAATTAA
- a CDS encoding sigma-54 dependent transcriptional regulator — MSKLLIVEDEEAIRRVLVKILKENDSNYQIEVASNGVEAIELIKNNDFDLVLCDIKMPKMDGIEVLEKTKAEKPELPIVMISGHGDLETAVETMRKGAFDYISKPPDLNRLLQTVKIALDHNKLAVENKTLKKKVSKKYEMIGQSEAMNHIKSMIDKIAPTDARVLIIGDNGTSKELVAHWIHQKSERSKSPMVEVNCATIPSELIESELFGHVKGAFTSANKSRAGKFEATNGGTLFLDEVGDMSLSAQAKVLRALQENKIQRVGSDKDIKVDVRVIAATNKDLKQEIENKKFREDLYHRLAVIMIHVPSLDERPEDIPLLVNHFLKTIAKEQGVTPKDIDEEALEILKQYQWTGNIRELRNVVERLIILGGDKITAKDVELFSQKS, encoded by the coding sequence ATGTCAAAATTACTTATTGTAGAAGACGAAGAAGCCATTAGACGTGTGCTAGTTAAAATACTTAAAGAAAACGATTCAAACTACCAAATTGAAGTCGCTTCTAATGGGGTTGAAGCGATAGAACTCATAAAAAATAATGATTTTGATTTGGTGTTATGTGATATCAAGATGCCTAAAATGGATGGTATTGAAGTTTTAGAAAAAACTAAAGCCGAAAAACCTGAACTGCCTATTGTGATGATTTCGGGTCATGGCGATTTAGAAACCGCGGTTGAAACCATGCGAAAAGGAGCTTTTGATTATATCTCTAAACCACCAGATTTAAACCGACTTTTGCAAACCGTAAAAATTGCCTTAGACCACAATAAATTGGCTGTCGAAAATAAAACACTTAAAAAGAAAGTCAGTAAAAAGTATGAAATGATAGGTCAGTCAGAAGCCATGAACCATATAAAATCTATGATTGACAAAATTGCACCAACTGATGCAAGAGTTTTGATCATCGGTGATAATGGCACGAGCAAAGAATTAGTAGCCCATTGGATACACCAAAAAAGTGAACGCTCAAAATCACCAATGGTAGAAGTAAATTGTGCGACTATACCTTCAGAATTGATTGAAAGTGAACTGTTTGGTCATGTCAAAGGTGCATTTACTTCAGCAAACAAAAGCCGTGCAGGTAAATTTGAAGCGACCAACGGAGGAACACTTTTTTTAGACGAAGTAGGCGATATGAGCTTGTCTGCTCAGGCTAAAGTTTTAAGAGCACTTCAAGAAAATAAAATTCAACGTGTTGGGAGTGATAAGGACATAAAAGTTGATGTACGCGTTATTGCTGCAACCAATAAAGATTTGAAGCAAGAAATTGAAAACAAAAAATTTAGAGAAGATTTGTATCATAGATTGGCGGTAATTATGATACATGTTCCTTCTTTAGATGAACGCCCAGAAGATATCCCTTTGTTGGTCAATCATTTTTTAAAAACAATTGCAAAAGAACAAGGCGTTACTCCAAAAGATATTGATGAAGAAGCATTAGAAATTTTAAAACAATATCAGTGGACTGGAAACATAAGAGAACTGAGAAATGTTGTAGAACGCCTAATCATTTTAGGTGGCGATAAAATTACCGCAAAAGATGTTGAACTATTTAGTCAAAAATCATGA